The Palleronia sp. THAF1 genome window below encodes:
- a CDS encoding MBL fold metallo-hydrolase — translation MLNRRQLIAAGATGAALPLLPATVRAAAHEGGEMANLADALTFSVGDTQVTVLSDGAISIGADALQGIDQSGYDTLMKEAYRDPATFRAAVNGFLVRSGDQTMLVDAGSGGAMGPDLGRLMANLQATGTAPEDISMLLATHLHPDHVGGAVADGSAVFPNAELVVHEDDRTFWSGDAPEGAENFFQLAQSVLSAYGDRLRPITGEEAEITSGITAMHLPGHTPGHSGYMISSGDESLLIWADIVHVAPVQFARPEVTIGFDVNPDQAAETRARMFDRASADRLKIMGTHIDFPGTGYVATDGDGYRFVEAAYPYKA, via the coding sequence ATGCTGAACCGTCGCCAACTGATCGCAGCCGGAGCCACCGGCGCCGCCCTTCCGCTTCTGCCCGCAACCGTCCGCGCCGCCGCGCATGAAGGCGGCGAGATGGCCAATCTTGCCGATGCTTTGACCTTCTCGGTCGGCGACACGCAAGTCACCGTCCTGTCCGACGGCGCGATCAGCATCGGCGCGGACGCCCTGCAAGGCATCGACCAAAGCGGCTACGACACGCTGATGAAAGAGGCCTACCGCGACCCCGCAACCTTCCGCGCCGCCGTCAACGGCTTCTTGGTCCGGTCGGGCGACCAGACGATGCTGGTCGACGCAGGATCCGGCGGCGCCATGGGGCCCGACCTTGGCCGCCTGATGGCGAACCTGCAGGCCACCGGCACCGCGCCCGAAGATATCTCGATGCTGCTGGCCACGCACCTGCACCCCGACCACGTCGGCGGAGCGGTCGCGGATGGCAGCGCGGTCTTCCCCAACGCCGAACTCGTGGTGCACGAGGATGACCGAACCTTCTGGTCCGGCGACGCCCCGGAAGGCGCAGAAAACTTCTTCCAGCTCGCCCAATCCGTCCTGTCCGCCTACGGCGACCGCCTGCGCCCGATCACCGGCGAAGAGGCAGAGATCACCTCAGGCATCACCGCCATGCACCTGCCCGGCCACACGCCCGGCCACTCCGGCTACATGATCTCATCCGGTGATGAGAGCCTGCTGATCTGGGCCGACATCGTTCACGTCGCGCCCGTTCAGTTCGCCCGGCCAGAGGTCACCATCGGCTTCGACGTGAATCCCGATCAAGCCGCCGAGACGCGCGCCCGGATGTTCGATCGTGCCAGTGCGGATCGCCTGAAGATCATGGGCACCCACATCGATTTCCCCGGCACCGGATATGTCGCGACCGACGGCGACGGCTACCGCTTCGTCGAAGCGGCCTACCCCTACAAGGCCTGA
- a CDS encoding cold-shock protein, producing MATGTVKWFNTTKGFGFIAPDDGGKDVFVHISAVERAGLTGLQDDQKVSFDLESGRDGRQSATNLSLE from the coding sequence ATGGCCACTGGCACCGTGAAATGGTTCAACACCACCAAAGGCTTCGGCTTCATCGCTCCTGACGATGGCGGCAAGGACGTCTTCGTGCACATCTCTGCCGTCGAGCGTGCTGGCCTGACCGGCCTGCAGGACGACCAAAAGGTCTCCTTCGACCTCGAGTCCGGCCGCGATGGCCGTCAGTCCGCGACGAACCTGTCGCTCGAGTAA
- the ettA gene encoding energy-dependent translational throttle protein EttA, protein MAAYKFVYHMDGVSKTIPGGKKLFEDIKLNFLPGVKIGVVGQNGAGKSTLMKIMAGMDKDFTGEAWHAEGIRVGYLAQEPQLDEALDVRGNVMMGVAAKRDKLERFNELAMNYSDETAEEMARLQDEIDAENLWDLDTEVNIAMEALRCPPDDAQVSSLSGGEARRVALCRLLLEKPEMLLLDEPTNHLDAETISWLQQHLIDYDGTILIVTHDRYFLDSITGWILELDRGRGIPYEGNYSAWLEQKAKRLEQEAREDKAKQKTLSRELDWIRQGAKARQAKSKARIASYEKLASQSARERIGKAQIVIPNGERLGGKVVEVEDLKLVKGDKLLIDGLSFSLPPGGIVGVIGPNGAGKTSLFRCLTGQDQPDEGKIDWGPTVQLSYVDQSRDALDPEATVWEEVSGGSEIIDLGDAEMNSRAYCGAFNFKGTSQQKKVGLLSGGERNRVHMAKLLKSGGNVLLLDEPTNDLDVETLRALEDALEDFAGCAVIISHDRFFLDRLCTHILAFEGDAHVEWFEGNFEAYEEDKVRRLGEEATRPGRVKHKKFAR, encoded by the coding sequence ATGGCCGCTTACAAGTTCGTTTACCACATGGACGGCGTCTCGAAGACCATCCCCGGTGGCAAGAAGCTGTTCGAAGACATCAAGCTCAACTTCCTGCCCGGCGTGAAGATCGGCGTCGTGGGCCAGAACGGCGCGGGCAAGTCCACGCTGATGAAGATCATGGCCGGGATGGACAAGGACTTCACTGGAGAGGCTTGGCACGCCGAGGGCATCCGCGTCGGCTACCTTGCGCAGGAACCGCAGCTGGACGAGGCGCTGGACGTGCGCGGCAACGTGATGATGGGCGTGGCCGCCAAGCGCGACAAGCTGGAACGCTTCAACGAACTGGCCATGAACTACTCGGATGAGACCGCCGAAGAGATGGCCCGGTTGCAGGACGAGATCGACGCCGAGAACCTGTGGGATCTGGACACCGAGGTGAACATCGCGATGGAGGCCCTGCGCTGCCCCCCCGATGACGCGCAGGTCTCCAGCCTGTCGGGCGGAGAGGCGCGCCGCGTGGCGCTGTGCCGTCTGCTTCTGGAAAAGCCGGAAATGCTGCTGCTCGACGAGCCGACCAACCACTTGGACGCCGAGACGATTTCCTGGCTGCAACAGCACCTGATCGACTACGACGGCACCATCCTGATCGTCACGCACGACCGCTACTTCCTTGATTCGATCACCGGCTGGATCCTGGAGTTGGATCGTGGGCGCGGCATTCCCTACGAGGGCAACTACTCCGCCTGGCTGGAGCAGAAGGCCAAGCGGCTGGAGCAGGAAGCCCGTGAGGACAAGGCCAAGCAAAAGACCCTGTCGCGCGAACTCGACTGGATCAGGCAGGGCGCGAAGGCCCGGCAAGCCAAGTCCAAGGCCCGGATCGCATCCTACGAAAAGCTGGCCAGCCAATCCGCGCGGGAACGGATCGGCAAGGCGCAGATCGTCATCCCCAATGGCGAGCGTCTGGGCGGCAAGGTGGTCGAGGTCGAGGACCTCAAGCTGGTCAAGGGCGACAAGCTGCTGATCGACGGCCTGTCGTTCTCTCTCCCGCCCGGTGGCATCGTCGGCGTGATCGGCCCAAACGGCGCGGGCAAGACGTCGCTCTTTCGCTGCTTGACCGGTCAGGACCAGCCCGACGAGGGCAAGATCGACTGGGGCCCCACGGTGCAACTGTCCTACGTCGACCAGTCCCGCGACGCGCTGGACCCGGAAGCGACCGTCTGGGAAGAAGTCTCCGGCGGGTCGGAGATCATCGATCTGGGCGACGCCGAAATGAACTCTCGCGCCTATTGTGGTGCGTTCAACTTCAAGGGCACGTCCCAGCAGAAGAAGGTGGGCCTGCTGTCGGGCGGCGAGCGCAACCGCGTTCACATGGCGAAACTGCTGAAATCCGGTGGCAACGTCCTCCTGCTCGACGAACCTACCAACGATCTTGACGTGGAAACGTTAAGGGCGCTTGAAGACGCGCTCGAAGATTTCGCCGGCTGCGCCGTCATCATCTCCCACGACCGCTTCTTCCTAGACCGCCTCTGCACCCATATCCTTGCCTTCGAAGGCGACGCCCACGTCGAATGGTTCGAAGGCAACTTCGAGGCCTACGAGGAAGACAAGGTCCGCCGCCTGGGCGAAGAGGCGACCCGTCCGGGCCGGGTGAAGCACAAGAAGTTTGCGAGGTAG
- a CDS encoding endonuclease/exonuclease/phosphatase family protein, whose translation MKIMCLNAWGGKLYEVMLPYLAATAPDILCLQEVIHSSSSEKHWLTYRDGDHVLPQRANLFRDVASALPDHVAIFCPAAQGVLWDGDTSIPSQWGLATFVHRAFPVIGQSQGFVHKDYSPVGFGDHPRSRSAHGVRVWDYDANRALSVTHMHGLRDLAGKMDTPQRAEQAHRLRDLSSQVAKPGELTVICGDFNVEPDSKTFSILADAGMTELVTTHGFGGTRNSHYKKPGRFADYMLINDQDAVRGFDVIYDPEVSDHCPIILDV comes from the coding sequence ATGAAAATCATGTGTTTGAACGCTTGGGGAGGCAAGCTGTACGAAGTGATGCTGCCCTATCTGGCTGCGACCGCACCCGATATCCTTTGCCTTCAAGAGGTCATTCATAGCTCTTCGTCCGAGAAGCATTGGCTAACCTATCGCGACGGCGATCACGTCTTGCCCCAACGCGCGAACCTGTTTCGCGACGTCGCATCGGCGCTGCCGGACCACGTGGCAATCTTTTGTCCCGCGGCACAAGGCGTCCTGTGGGACGGCGACACGTCTATCCCTTCGCAGTGGGGTTTGGCGACCTTCGTGCATCGCGCTTTCCCGGTCATCGGACAGTCCCAAGGCTTCGTTCACAAAGACTACTCTCCCGTTGGCTTCGGGGATCACCCGCGCTCTCGAAGCGCCCATGGGGTGCGCGTTTGGGATTATGACGCGAACCGCGCCTTGAGCGTCACGCACATGCACGGGCTGCGGGACCTTGCTGGAAAAATGGACACGCCCCAACGTGCCGAACAAGCGCACCGGCTGCGCGATCTTTCAAGCCAGGTGGCGAAGCCAGGCGAACTGACGGTGATCTGCGGAGACTTCAACGTCGAGCCAGATAGCAAGACGTTCTCGATCCTTGCCGATGCCGGAATGACCGAACTCGTAACAACCCACGGGTTCGGCGGCACCCGGAACTCGCACTACAAAAAGCCGGGACGCTTCGCCGACTACATGCTGATCAACGACCAGGATGCCGTGAGGGGGTTTGACGTCATTTACGATCCGGAAGTCTCGGACCACTGTCCGATCATCCTTGATGTGTAG
- a CDS encoding BadF/BadG/BcrA/BcrD ATPase family protein — protein MSDQNPVLIGVDGGGSGCRVALRTPDGSVVRTEGGPANATTDRDGAVRNVLHAVRAAVDESGLADGVMRDARAHLGLAGIVDQADAQAVGTAFTDDLPVARCTVSDDRTTHAIGALGEEDGFVISVGTGSTVARVTGGTVRGLGGWGLILGDEASGAWLGRMALSRCLMAVDGLIPHSDLTRDLIDRHAGAAGIVRFARTATPRDFAALTPLILADDADPVAASLLSEGAAYLDRALTTLGLTPGARLCLTGGLGPTYAAWLAASNMAHLTRSTGDALDGALTLAGNA, from the coding sequence TTGAGCGACCAGAACCCTGTGCTGATCGGTGTGGATGGCGGCGGAAGCGGTTGTCGTGTTGCCCTGCGAACGCCCGACGGCTCGGTCGTCCGCACCGAAGGCGGTCCGGCCAACGCGACGACTGATCGGGACGGGGCCGTGCGGAATGTCCTGCATGCGGTGCGGGCTGCGGTTGACGAAAGTGGTTTGGCCGATGGTGTGATGCGGGATGCGCGGGCTCACCTCGGTTTGGCAGGCATCGTGGATCAGGCCGATGCTCAAGCGGTCGGCACCGCGTTCACCGACGATCTGCCGGTCGCACGCTGCACCGTTTCGGATGATCGGACTACGCATGCCATTGGCGCGCTGGGCGAAGAGGACGGCTTCGTCATTTCCGTCGGCACCGGATCGACGGTGGCCCGTGTTACGGGCGGCACGGTTCGCGGATTGGGCGGCTGGGGGTTGATCTTGGGGGACGAGGCATCCGGCGCATGGCTGGGGCGCATGGCATTGTCGCGGTGTCTGATGGCCGTCGATGGGCTGATCCCGCACTCCGACCTCACGCGCGACCTGATCGACCGCCACGCCGGTGCCGCCGGTATCGTGCGCTTCGCCCGCACCGCGACCCCACGTGATTTCGCAGCGCTGACACCCCTAATCTTGGCCGACGATGCCGATCCGGTCGCGGCCTCTCTGTTGTCAGAGGGCGCGGCCTATCTGGACCGCGCGCTGACGACTCTCGGCCTCACGCCTGGCGCACGCCTGTGCTTGACCGGTGGCCTTGGACCCACATACGCCGCCTGGCTTGCCGCTTCGAACATGGCCCATCTCACACGATCAACGGGCGACGCGCTCGACGGGGCGCTTACTCTGGCTGGTAACGCATGA
- the nagA gene encoding N-acetylglucosamine-6-phosphate deacetylase codes for MIAYTATTIHDGLIQHPNAALILQDGIVQSITPIADLQPDIECRDLGEGTICPAFVDLQANGGGGVMFNDQTDADGLLQIAQAHAATGTGWLLPTLITDTPDRTRAAIDAAQQVISQGDTCVAGLHLEGPHLSHARCGAHDPALIRTMDADDLTLLCEAAAHLPILLVTVAPESVTPAQIKTLAKAGAIVSLGHTDTDYDQCRAAFAAGSSMVTHLYNAMSPLSHRAPGLVGAALDTPGIAMGLIADGVHVHPAAIRAAQASRPGGLFLVTDAMATLGSPIDRFTLNGREIRRADGRLTLADGTLAGADLTMANAVRFMVNDVGVPVEAAIAMATGRPGALTKINGAGRLESGHPARAAFMPASGAEPRPLF; via the coding sequence ATGATCGCCTACACCGCCACCACCATCCACGACGGGCTGATCCAGCATCCGAACGCGGCCTTGATACTGCAAGACGGTATCGTTCAAAGCATCACTCCAATCGCTGATCTGCAACCAGACATCGAATGCCGCGATCTGGGAGAAGGCACGATCTGCCCCGCCTTCGTTGACCTTCAGGCAAACGGCGGCGGCGGAGTGATGTTCAACGATCAGACCGACGCCGACGGCCTGCTCCAGATCGCCCAAGCCCACGCGGCCACCGGCACCGGCTGGCTCCTGCCGACCCTGATCACGGATACACCCGACCGCACGCGCGCGGCGATCGACGCCGCCCAGCAAGTCATCTCGCAGGGCGACACCTGCGTCGCGGGCCTACATCTCGAAGGCCCGCACCTGTCGCACGCCCGCTGCGGAGCGCACGACCCGGCCCTGATCCGCACGATGGACGCGGACGATCTGACGTTGCTTTGCGAAGCCGCTGCGCACCTGCCGATCCTGCTGGTCACGGTCGCCCCCGAAAGCGTCACACCCGCGCAGATCAAAACGCTCGCGAAGGCGGGGGCCATCGTCTCGCTCGGCCATACGGATACCGACTACGACCAGTGCCGCGCCGCCTTCGCCGCCGGGTCCAGCATGGTCACGCATCTTTACAACGCGATGAGCCCGCTGTCTCACCGGGCGCCGGGCCTAGTGGGGGCCGCGCTCGACACGCCCGGCATCGCGATGGGGCTGATCGCAGACGGCGTGCATGTCCATCCCGCCGCGATCCGCGCGGCACAGGCGTCCCGCCCGGGCGGGCTGTTTCTTGTGACGGACGCGATGGCGACGCTAGGATCGCCAATCGACCGCTTCACGCTAAATGGGCGCGAAATCCGCCGGGCCGACGGACGGCTTACCCTTGCAGATGGCACGCTGGCCGGGGCCGATCTGACGATGGCGAATGCCGTTCGTTTCATGGTGAACGACGTTGGCGTGCCAGTCGAGGCCGCCATCGCCATGGCAACCGGTCGACCCGGCGCGCTGACCAAGATCAATGGGGCCGGGCGCTTAGAATCCGGACATCCGGCGCGGGCGGCGTTCATGCCCGCGTCGGGTGCCGAACCAAGACCGCTTTTCTAG
- a CDS encoding MOSC domain-containing protein, with the protein MSGGKTPMQRMLERHAQSGRIEWIGLRPARREALDAVESAVVSLDGLDGDHGRAGKRAVTLIQAEHLPVIAALLGRDAVTAQDLRRNLVVSGINLAAFRKGALQVGSAVLCIEGPCPPCSRMEETFGPGGYSAVRGHGGWYASVVTPGRVAIGEAVRAPDVDGQRVAGTDDMKSAQSEPE; encoded by the coding sequence ATGTCAGGGGGCAAGACACCGATGCAACGGATGTTGGAGCGTCACGCTCAGTCGGGCCGGATCGAGTGGATCGGCCTGCGTCCCGCGCGGCGAGAGGCGTTGGACGCGGTCGAGTCGGCCGTCGTCAGCTTGGATGGGCTGGACGGCGATCACGGACGCGCGGGAAAGCGGGCGGTGACGTTAATCCAGGCAGAGCATCTGCCGGTGATCGCGGCCTTGTTGGGGCGCGACGCCGTGACGGCACAGGACCTGCGGCGGAATCTTGTGGTGTCCGGGATCAACCTTGCAGCGTTCCGCAAGGGCGCTTTGCAGGTGGGGAGTGCGGTTCTGTGTATCGAAGGGCCATGCCCGCCGTGCAGCCGTATGGAAGAGACCTTCGGGCCGGGGGGCTATTCCGCCGTGCGCGGCCATGGCGGTTGGTATGCCAGCGTGGTGACTCCGGGACGGGTCGCAATCGGCGAAGCGGTGCGGGCGCCTGACGTTGATGGTCAACGGGTCGCAGGGACGGACGACATGAAGTCGGCGCAGTCTGAACCGGAATAG
- a CDS encoding succinylglutamate desuccinylase/aspartoacylase family protein — MPRAPFQIGDHAVEPGTRRTVDLPVSVLSDHTPVTMSVHVVHGKRPGPTLFISAAVHGDEIIGVEIARRVLGASQLDTLKGTLLVVPIVNTFGFLNHSRYMPDRRDLNRCFPGSAAGSLAGRLAHLFMTEIVARSDIGIDLHSAAIHRTNLPQIRVSASSPDTLQLAQSFGAPLVIRAKLREGSLRAAARDTGVDILLYEAGEALRFDEMSARIGASGCLRVMQALGMIAKKGLGRRADRPVTVKESSWVRAPAGGLLRLFRESGETVDEGQTLATVSDPFGTTDTDLTAPFAGVIIGRATMPIVNEGDAVYHLASVPVTDSEDRLTQLAADLEADPMFDEDEIL, encoded by the coding sequence ATGCCCCGCGCCCCCTTCCAGATTGGTGATCACGCCGTCGAACCCGGAACACGGCGCACCGTCGATCTGCCGGTCTCTGTTTTGTCCGACCATACGCCCGTCACGATGTCGGTGCATGTGGTACATGGCAAACGTCCCGGCCCTACCCTGTTCATATCGGCTGCCGTCCACGGGGATGAGATCATCGGGGTCGAGATTGCGCGCCGCGTCCTTGGTGCGTCCCAACTCGACACCCTCAAGGGCACACTATTGGTCGTGCCGATCGTCAACACCTTCGGCTTCCTGAACCACTCGCGCTACATGCCCGACCGGCGCGACCTGAACCGGTGTTTCCCCGGTTCTGCTGCCGGATCACTCGCCGGGCGTCTTGCGCATCTGTTCATGACCGAAATCGTCGCCCGCTCTGATATCGGCATCGACCTGCACTCGGCCGCGATCCACCGCACCAACCTGCCGCAGATCCGCGTCTCGGCCAGCAGCCCAGACACCCTGCAACTGGCGCAATCCTTCGGCGCCCCCCTCGTCATCCGCGCCAAACTGCGCGAGGGGTCGCTGCGCGCCGCCGCCCGCGACACCGGCGTCGACATCCTGCTGTACGAGGCTGGAGAGGCGTTGCGCTTCGATGAGATGTCGGCCCGCATCGGTGCGTCCGGCTGTCTGCGCGTGATGCAAGCCCTTGGCATGATCGCCAAGAAAGGTCTCGGCCGCCGTGCCGACCGCCCCGTCACGGTCAAAGAGTCGTCCTGGGTCCGCGCGCCCGCCGGTGGCCTTTTGCGCCTGTTCCGCGAGTCGGGTGAGACGGTGGACGAGGGCCAGACCCTTGCCACCGTGTCCGACCCCTTTGGCACCACCGACACCGACCTGACCGCGCCTTTCGCGGGCGTCATCATCGGGCGTGCTACCATGCCCATCGTCAACGAGGGCGACGCGGTCTATCACCTCGCCAGCGTCCCGGTCACCGACAGCGAAGACCGTCTGACCCAGCTGGCCGCCGATCTCGAAGCCGACCCGATGTTCGACGAAGACGAGATCCTGTAG
- a CDS encoding lytic murein transglycosylase, producing MNMTRRTAGFGLLAFGLQGCIGNPMAGPSPAVARDTMPMVANPGWDAWVANFRPRATSSGISAATFDRAFQGAGYIPGVIERDRNQTEFSRTLEDYLQIAAGPKKVAAGRAAYARQQNTLRAVEQRYGVDAKIVAAIWGVESNFGERRGDINTVSALSTLAYDGRRGAFFEQQLVAALRILQNGDTAPANMVGSWAGAMGHTQFIPTSYQSLAVDFNGDGRRDIWSDDPTDALASAANYLAKNGWRRGGPWGMLARQGSGGTVIQPQPGGPTFRVFHNFNVIKRYNNSTNYAIGVGHLGDRIVGGPAIDGPFPPDQFGLTKVQRLDLQRRLNAAGFDAGEPDGVIGSGTKAAIEGYQRRAGLAVTGEPSVALLRALGG from the coding sequence ATGAACATGACACGACGCACGGCAGGCTTCGGCTTGCTGGCATTTGGCCTCCAGGGGTGCATCGGAAACCCGATGGCCGGGCCATCCCCTGCGGTTGCGCGCGACACGATGCCGATGGTCGCCAATCCCGGCTGGGACGCGTGGGTTGCGAACTTCCGGCCGCGCGCGACGTCATCCGGGATCAGCGCGGCGACCTTCGACCGCGCGTTCCAGGGCGCGGGCTACATCCCCGGCGTGATCGAGCGGGATCGCAATCAGACCGAGTTCAGCCGCACGCTGGAAGACTACCTGCAAATCGCTGCCGGGCCGAAGAAGGTCGCCGCCGGTCGCGCGGCTTATGCCCGTCAGCAGAACACGTTGCGCGCCGTCGAGCAGCGCTATGGCGTGGATGCCAAGATCGTGGCGGCGATCTGGGGCGTAGAGAGCAACTTCGGAGAGCGACGCGGCGACATCAACACCGTCTCGGCGCTGTCGACGCTGGCCTACGACGGGCGGCGCGGCGCGTTCTTCGAGCAGCAATTGGTGGCCGCGCTGCGAATCCTGCAGAACGGCGATACGGCGCCCGCCAACATGGTCGGCAGCTGGGCCGGTGCGATGGGGCACACGCAATTCATCCCCACAAGCTACCAATCGCTTGCCGTAGATTTCAACGGCGACGGGCGGCGCGACATCTGGTCGGACGATCCGACCGACGCGCTGGCCTCTGCCGCCAACTACCTTGCCAAGAACGGCTGGCGCCGGGGGGGGCCGTGGGGGATGCTGGCCAGACAAGGCTCTGGCGGCACCGTCATCCAGCCGCAGCCGGGCGGACCGACGTTCCGGGTGTTCCACAACTTCAACGTCATCAAGCGCTACAATAACTCGACCAACTACGCGATCGGCGTCGGCCATCTGGGAGACCGCATCGTTGGTGGCCCGGCCATTGACGGCCCCTTCCCGCCCGACCAGTTCGGTCTGACCAAGGTGCAGCGTCTGGACCTGCAGCGCCGCCTAAACGCGGCGGGCTTCGACGCCGGAGAGCCGGACGGAGTGATCGGATCGGGCACTAAGGCAGCAATCGAGGGGTATCAGCGCCGCGCTGGCCTTGCGGTGACGGGCGAGCCTTCGGTCGCGTTGCTGCGGGCGCTGGGCGGCTAG
- the parA gene encoding ParA family partition ATPase translates to MGHVITVAQQKGGSGKTTLAVNLAVALAKAGHSVALLDTDPQGSTGHWFMTRDEAMGDAGIDFGTASAWGAGYETKKMRKAVDFVIVDTPPKVDSDLRPVLRESSLVLVPVATSQVDLWALDSILELAERLEIPPLVVLNRFKPGTRVSSDIEGALAERNVPRATAVLGNRIVYAESLGLGKGVLEMGKGAWTSEIEALRDEVVAQL, encoded by the coding sequence ATGGGCCATGTGATCACCGTTGCGCAGCAAAAAGGCGGGTCCGGCAAGACGACGCTCGCCGTCAATCTGGCGGTCGCGCTGGCCAAGGCGGGCCACTCGGTCGCGCTGCTCGACACCGACCCCCAGGGCAGCACCGGCCACTGGTTCATGACCCGTGACGAGGCGATGGGCGATGCAGGCATAGACTTCGGCACTGCAAGCGCGTGGGGTGCGGGTTACGAGACCAAGAAGATGCGCAAGGCGGTGGACTTCGTGATCGTCGACACGCCGCCCAAGGTCGACAGCGACTTGCGGCCTGTGTTGCGGGAATCATCGCTCGTCCTGGTGCCCGTCGCGACCAGCCAGGTCGATCTCTGGGCGCTCGATTCGATCCTGGAACTGGCCGAACGGCTGGAGATACCGCCGCTGGTGGTGCTCAACCGCTTCAAGCCGGGCACGCGGGTGTCGTCGGACATCGAAGGCGCGCTGGCCGAACGCAACGTGCCGCGTGCCACGGCCGTTCTGGGCAACCGCATCGTCTATGCGGAAAGCCTTGGCCTGGGCAAAGGCGTGCTGGAAATGGGGAAGGGCGCCTGGACGTCCGAGATCGAAGCGCTGCGCGACGAGGTTGTGGCGCAACTCTAG
- a CDS encoding MBL fold metallo-hydrolase, translating into MTNLPDAQRIHVGDIRITCLSDGPLPLGVEQLTGVDEPEYARLLRLHHHDPETWRSGLNAFVIETGDRKILVDAGVAGNMGDHTGRVPANLKAAGFAPEDIDTVFVTHLHPDHIAGLMDGGTARFSNATLRVHQADKDHFTDDDLAQSVLKAYEHETFAGETEIAPGLRALPLPGHTPGHSGLEIMDGSKTLLMWTDIVHIHPVQLANPSIGTGFDVDGEQAAQTRRQMLDRVTADDIPILGSHITFPGAGYIEKATEGYRLAPMAYTHDV; encoded by the coding sequence ATGACCAATCTTCCTGACGCACAACGCATCCACGTGGGTGACATCCGCATCACCTGCCTGTCAGACGGCCCCCTGCCACTGGGGGTCGAACAACTGACCGGCGTGGACGAACCCGAATACGCCCGCCTGCTGCGCCTGCACCACCACGACCCCGAGACCTGGCGCTCCGGCCTCAACGCCTTCGTCATCGAGACCGGGGATCGCAAGATCCTCGTGGACGCGGGCGTTGCGGGCAACATGGGCGATCACACGGGCCGCGTGCCTGCCAACCTGAAAGCTGCAGGCTTCGCGCCCGAAGACATCGACACCGTCTTCGTCACCCACCTGCATCCCGACCATATCGCGGGGCTGATGGACGGCGGCACGGCGCGCTTTTCCAATGCGACCCTCCGCGTTCATCAGGCTGACAAGGACCACTTCACCGACGACGACCTCGCCCAATCGGTCCTGAAAGCCTACGAGCACGAAACCTTCGCTGGAGAGACCGAAATCGCCCCCGGCCTGCGCGCCCTGCCCCTGCCCGGCCACACGCCCGGCCATTCGGGGCTGGAAATCATGGACGGTAGCAAGACCCTGCTGATGTGGACCGACATCGTCCACATCCACCCCGTCCAATTGGCCAACCCGAGTATCGGCACCGGCTTTGACGTGGACGGCGAACAGGCCGCGCAGACCCGCCGCCAAATGCTCGACCGTGTCACTGCGGACGACATCCCGATCCTGGGCAGCCACATCACCTTCCCCGGTGCGGGCTACATCGAGAAAGCCACCGAAGGCTACCGCTTGGCACCGATGGCCTACACGCACGACGTTTGA